The genomic segment TCTCCAGCCGCTCCGGATGCGACAGCAGCATTGCGCCCTGCCCCAGATAGCACAGCGCGAGCGCAGGAAACACCAGCACCAGCCACGCGACCTGAATCGGCCGCCGGCCGAAGTGGCCCATGTCGGCGTACAACGCCTCGGCGCCGGTCACAGTCAGAAAGACTGCACCCAGCGCCAGCAACCCGGCGTGGCCGTGATGCATGAGAAAGTCGATGCCGTAGATTGGATTGACCGCGCCGAGGATGTGGAGGTTGTCCATCAGGTTGGCGGTCCCGGCGACCGCCATCAGGCCGAACCAAATCAGCATCAATGGGCCGAACCACGTCGCCACCGCGGCGGTGCCCCAGCTCTGCACCAAAAAGAGCCCGACCAAGATCGCCATGCTGAGCGGCAGGATGTACGGATCGAACCCGGGTGCCACCAACTTCAGGCCTTCCACCGCGGATAGCACTGAAATTGCCGGCGTGATGATGGCATCGCCATAGAACAACGCGGCACCGGCCATGCCGAGCAGCGAGATCGCCGCGAACCTTCGCCGCATCACGCTCTGCAGCAGCGCCATCAGGGTCAGCGTTCCGCCTTCGCCGTGGTTATCGGCTCGCATGATCAGCAGCACGTATTTCAACGTGACGATGATCAGGAGCGTCCACAGCATCAGCGACAGCACGCCGAAGATCATCTCTTGCGTCAGCGCCCCGCCCGCCGATGCGGCGGTGAGGCTCTCTTTCAGGGCGTACAATGGGCTTGTGCCGATGTCGCCATAGACGACGCCGATCGACCCCAGGGCGAGCGTCCAGAACGAATTCGGCTTGGGAGAAGCCTTCGCAAGCGTGACGTCGGAAACGGCTTCGGTCATGGCGCCCTGTGACGGTCAGCGGGCAACCTGCCCGCAATTTCCGGCACCCTGAAATTACCCCGGACGGGACGTCAAGACACCGCAGCACGCAATCGACGCTACGCCTATACGGCTCCTATATCGAGAGCGGCGGTTCTTTATGAGATCTTTATATCCGGCTTCCGGACCGCCCAACGGGCCACCAGCGGTCCACCTTCTTCCTCCGCGCCCAACGCCGGGATTCGGCTTCGGCGAACGCCGGCTGCCGCCCGATATCGAGAGCGCGCTGTACAGGATCGTTCAGGAAGGGATCACCAATGTGGTCCGCCACGCCCATGCGACCCGCGTCGGCGTCATCCTCGAATTTCGCGGCAGCGACGTGATCTGCATCATCGAGGACAACGGCTGCGGCATCCCTCCGGAACAGGCAGACGAACATTCGTCCCGGAGTCTCGGACTCGTCGGGATGCGGGAACGACTTGCCTCGGTGGACGGCACCGTCGAACTGGAAACCGAGGCAGGTCGCGGCACCGCGCTGTTCGTCCGCGTTCCCCTCGGCAGGCCGAGCTGAAGCGAAGCGGCGCCGAGTAAGACCCGACGCCGCTTCAGCCGCTCATCCCCAAGATCTGCTCCATCGGCATCAAATCATGCCGCGCCCAGCCGCGCCAAGGATCGCATTATGGATGCGATCCGACGACGGTCTGCTGCCGTGGCTCGGGCTCGTGCGACGCCGGCGCCAACGGCGCGTCCTGGTCGACCGTGCCCTCGCCGTGTTGCGTCAGCGGCCGGTTGCCAGCGAGCGCACGCAGCAGCACATAAAACATCGGCGTGAAGAAGATGCCGAACGCAGTGACGCCGATCATGCCGGCGAACACCGCAACGCCCATGGCGTGGCGCATCTCCGAGCCGGCGCCGGTCGAGGTCACCAGCGGCACCACGCCCATGATGAACGCCATCGACGTCATCAGGATCGGCCGCAGCCGCAACCGGCTGGCCTCGATCGCCGCCTGGATCGGCTTGCGCCCAGCGAACTCCAGTTCGCGCGCGAACTCGACGATCAGGATGGCGTTCTTGGCTGACAGGCCGACCAGCACGATCAACCCGATCTGGGTGAACACGTTGTTGTCACCCTTGCTGACCCAAACGCCGAACATTGCGGCGAGCAGGCCCATCGGCACGATCATGATGATCGACAGCGGCAGCGTCAGGCTTTCGTACTGCGCGGCCAGCACCAGGAACACCAGCAGCAGCGCCACCGGGAACACAATCAGCGACGAATTACCGGCGATGATCTCCTGATAGGTCAGCTCGGTCCATTCATACGACGTGCCCTTCGGCAGCGTCTCCTTGGCGACGCGCTCGATCGCAGCCTGCGCCTGCCCGGTCGAATAGCCGGGCGCCGCGCCGCCGCTGAGATCGGCGGTGAGGAAGCCGTTGTAGCGCATCGCCCGCTCCGGCCCGGCGCTCTCCTTGACCCGCAGCAGCGTCGACAGCGGGATCATTTCGCCGGAGTCCGAGCGCACCTTGAGCTGGCCGATGTCGTCCGCCCGCGCCCTGAACTTGGCGTCGGCCTGCACCCGCACCGAATAGGTGCGGCCGAACTTGTTGAAGTCGTTGACGTAGAGCGAGCCGAGATAGATCTGCATGGTCTCGAAAATCGAGGTCACCGGCACATTGAGCTGCCGGGCCTTGGTGCGATCGACGTCGGCATAGAGCTGCGGCACGTTGATCTGATAGCTGGTGAACAGACCGGCCAGTTCCTTTTGCGCGCTCGCCTTGGCGACGAACGCCTTAGTGGCGTCGTTCAGCGCCTCATAGCCGAGCCCGGCACGGTCCTCGATCTGCAGCTTGAAACCACCGATGGTGCCAAGGCCGGAGACCGGCGGCGGCGGAAACATCGCGATGAACGCATCCTGGATGCCGGCGAACTTCTTGTTCAGCGACATCGCGATCGCATTGCCGCTGAGCGACTTGTCCTTGCGCTCGTCGAACGATTTCAGGCCGATGAACACGATGCCGGAGTTCGACGAGTTGGTGAAACCGTTGATCGACAGGCCGGGAAACTGGATCGAGTTCTCCACTCCCGGCTCCTGCTGGGCGATCTCGCCCATCCGCCGGATCACCTCCTCGGTGCGGTCCAGCGTGGCGCCGTCCGGAAGCTGCGCGAAGCCGACCAGATACTGCTTGTCCTGCCCCGGCACGAAGCCGCCCGGCACCGCATGGAACAGATAGAAAGTGGCTCCGACCAGCAGCAGATACAGCCCCATGCCGACCGCGCGACGCGATACCACGCGCTTGACGCCGCGACCATAAGCCTCCGAGCTGCGCGCGAAGAAGCGGTTGAAGCGGACGAAAAACCAGCCGAGCGTCTTGTCCATGAAGCGCGTCAGCGCGTCCTTCGGCGCGTCGTGGCCCTTCAGCAGCAGCGCCGCGAGCGCCGGCGACAGCGTCAGCGAATTGAACGCGGAGATCACCGTCGAGATCGCCACCGTCAGGGCGAACTGCTTATAGAACTGCCCGGTGAGACCGGTGATGAAGGCGAGCGGCACGAACACCGCGACCAGCACCAGGGCGATCGCGATGATCGGTCCGGTGACTTCGCGCATCGCCTGATAGGCAGCGTCCTTCGGCCCAAGCCCGCGCTCGATGTTGCGCTCGACGTTCTCCACCACGACGATGGCGTCGTCGACCACGATGCCGATGGCCAGCACCAGGCCGAACAAGGTCAGCGCGTTGATTGAAAATCCGAACACATGCATCACCGCGAAGGTGCCGACCACCGACACCGGCACCGCGATCAGCGGAATGATCGACGCCCGCCAGGTCTGCAAGAACATGATCACCACCAGCACCACCAGCGCGATCGCTTCGAGCAGCGTGTGGATCACCGCCTCGATCGAGGCGCGGACGAACTGGGTCGGATCATAGACGATGTCGTAGGAGACGCCGTCCGGCATGTTCTGCTTCAGCTCCTTCATCGTCGCACGGACGTTGTCGGAGATCTGAATCGCGTTGGAGCCCGGCGACTGGAAGATCGGGATCGCAACTGCAGACTTGTTGTTGAGCAGCGAGCGCAGCGCATAGTCGGCAGCGCCGAGTTCGATCCGCGCGATGTCGCGCAGCCGCACCACCTCGCCGCCCGCACCATTCTTGACGATGATCTCGCCGAATTCCTCTTCGGTCTGCAGCCTTCCCTGCGCATTGACCGAGAGCTGCAGATCGAGCCCCGGCTCGCCCGGCGAGCTGCCGACCTGCCCGGCCGCGGCCTGGACGTTCTGGGTGCGGATCTCGCGCACCACGTCGGCCGGCGACAGGCCGCGCTCGGCGACCTTCTGCGGATCGAGCCAGACCCGCATCGAATAGTCGCCCGAGCCGAACAACTGCACCTGGCCGACGCCGGGAATTCGTGCCAGCCGGTCCTTGACGTTAAGCACCGCGTAGTTGCGCAAGTAGGTCATGTCGTAGCGGTCGTTCGGCGACATCAGATGCACGACCATGGTCAGGTCGGGCGCGCTCTTGATGGTGGTGATGCCGAGCGCACGCACTTCCGCCGGCAACCGCGGTTCGGCCTGCGAGACGCGGTTCTGCACCAGTTGCTGCGCCTTGTCCGGATCGGTGCCGAGGCGGAAAGTGACGTTGAGCGTCATCTTGCCGTCGGTGGTCGCCTGGCTGCTCATGTAGAGCATGTTCTCGACGCCGTTGATCTGCTCCTCGATCGGCGTCGACACCGTCTCGGCGATCACCTTGGGATTGGCACCGGGATATTGCGCCGATACCACGATCGTCGGCGGCGCCACTTCGGGATATTCGGAGATCGGCAGCACCGGCATCGACAACAGGCCGGCGAGGAAGATCACCGCTGACAGCACGCCGGCGAAGATCGGGCGATCGATGAAGAACTTGGAGAAATTCATGGCTGTGATCCGCCGGTTCGCCCGCACGCGGGCGCAATGATCCCTGCACGGCGGACCGGACGTCTGCCGAGTTGCTGTATGTTGAGAACAATGTGGGGCAGCCCCGCCTTAGAGGCGGAGCCGCGACAATTAGTTCTGCGCGACCGTCTTGCTCGA from the Rhodopseudomonas palustris genome contains:
- a CDS encoding sensor histidine kinase encodes the protein MRSLYPASGPPNGPPAVHLLPPRPTPGFGFGERRLPPDIESALYRIVQEGITNVVRHAHATRVGVILEFRGSDVICIIEDNGCGIPPEQADEHSSRSLGLVGMRERLASVDGTVELETEAGRGTALFVRVPLGRPS
- a CDS encoding efflux RND transporter permease subunit — protein: MNFSKFFIDRPIFAGVLSAVIFLAGLLSMPVLPISEYPEVAPPTIVVSAQYPGANPKVIAETVSTPIEEQINGVENMLYMSSQATTDGKMTLNVTFRLGTDPDKAQQLVQNRVSQAEPRLPAEVRALGITTIKSAPDLTMVVHLMSPNDRYDMTYLRNYAVLNVKDRLARIPGVGQVQLFGSGDYSMRVWLDPQKVAERGLSPADVVREIRTQNVQAAAGQVGSSPGEPGLDLQLSVNAQGRLQTEEEFGEIIVKNGAGGEVVRLRDIARIELGAADYALRSLLNNKSAVAIPIFQSPGSNAIQISDNVRATMKELKQNMPDGVSYDIVYDPTQFVRASIEAVIHTLLEAIALVVLVVIMFLQTWRASIIPLIAVPVSVVGTFAVMHVFGFSINALTLFGLVLAIGIVVDDAIVVVENVERNIERGLGPKDAAYQAMREVTGPIIAIALVLVAVFVPLAFITGLTGQFYKQFALTVAISTVISAFNSLTLSPALAALLLKGHDAPKDALTRFMDKTLGWFFVRFNRFFARSSEAYGRGVKRVVSRRAVGMGLYLLLVGATFYLFHAVPGGFVPGQDKQYLVGFAQLPDGATLDRTEEVIRRMGEIAQQEPGVENSIQFPGLSINGFTNSSNSGIVFIGLKSFDERKDKSLSGNAIAMSLNKKFAGIQDAFIAMFPPPPVSGLGTIGGFKLQIEDRAGLGYEALNDATKAFVAKASAQKELAGLFTSYQINVPQLYADVDRTKARQLNVPVTSIFETMQIYLGSLYVNDFNKFGRTYSVRVQADAKFRARADDIGQLKVRSDSGEMIPLSTLLRVKESAGPERAMRYNGFLTADLSGGAAPGYSTGQAQAAIERVAKETLPKGTSYEWTELTYQEIIAGNSSLIVFPVALLLVFLVLAAQYESLTLPLSIIMIVPMGLLAAMFGVWVSKGDNNVFTQIGLIVLVGLSAKNAILIVEFARELEFAGRKPIQAAIEASRLRLRPILMTSMAFIMGVVPLVTSTGAGSEMRHAMGVAVFAGMIGVTAFGIFFTPMFYVLLRALAGNRPLTQHGEGTVDQDAPLAPASHEPEPRQQTVVGSHP